The Sebastes fasciatus isolate fSebFas1 chromosome 4, fSebFas1.pri, whole genome shotgun sequence genome window below encodes:
- the malt3 gene encoding mucosa-associated lymphoid tissue lymphoma translocation protein 1 isoform X1 encodes MTGSRTKPCRIMISKFVIVSHPVSVCVPANHEVTLSVRAEGTNNLNLNYQWFTDEKEVSGGTGADLTIKARKTQLYVCRVNDHICNCEFSDWVKVKVLDIDKSGLPVHWQGEPHIAVSPKPQTVRLGAKLTLRCAAFGNPAPHYQWYRNGQPLLDKTSGILQIDRATAEHGGWYLCSISNILKETWTEAVEVNIVQTDQLPPAAPTASDKVALLIGNLNYSNHPDLMAPIMDVHELANLLQQLGFRVVSLLDLTREEMLAAIDKFIQLLDRGVYGLFYYAGHGYERVGRNYLVAVDAPQPYQPENCICVQRVMHSMQKRQTALSVILLDTCRKWYNQDCMPSGIMPVEPSGNTVYGYATCEDAEAFEVQDGGKSTGIFTKYLNAHILQTEKVTHVLERVSEDLARDPLVTGKQQVEIKHTLKEPRSLADPVRTNGHTRELQLRDACWRQANKLPRKKRLMFVCGVEVEVSFSALFSNVLVSFATVKTTGLRTQDCTVTLSSIPPMEDIFSGPGRSEEMDTLLFSNSDNPDCTLRLCALQKLTESLVIKVELHYTQMDSKLRQTESQQVDIGKPLVASCKLHMRNQAPAAKKQEGASAQSMGNVSSSKPQTPAGPRRPFTRKAECAPPKVAVATRSNQPEENDENEL; translated from the exons ATGACTGGATCTCGCACCAAACCGTGTCGAATAATGATCAGCA AGTTCGTCATAGTGAGCcatcctgtttctgtgtgtgtacctgcGAACCACGAGGTGACGCTGAGTGTCCGAGCTGAGGGCACAAACAACCTCAACCTCAACTACCAGTGGTTCACTGATGAGAAGGAG GTGTCTGGAGGCACTGGAGCAGACCTGACCATCAAAGCTAGAAAAACTCAGCTCTATGTGTGCCGAGTGAATGACCACATTTGTAACTGCGAGTTCAGCGACTGGGTGAAAGTGAAGGTGCTGGACATTGATAAATCAG GGTTGCCAGTACACTGGCAAGGTGAGCCACACATCGCTGTCAGCCCTAAACCCCAGACAGTCCGACTAGGTGCTAAACTCACTCTCCGCTGCGCTGCCTTTGGCAACCCCGCTCCACACTACCAGTGGTACAGAAATGGACAGCCGCTGCTGGACAAGACTAGTGGCATA CTGCAGATTGACCGTGCAACAGCCGAACATGGAGGATGGTACTTGTGCTCCATATCTAACATACTAAAAGAGACATGGACTGAAGCGGTCGAGGTTAACATCG TGCAAACTGATCAGCTCCCCCCTGCAGCACCCACAG CCTCTGATAAAGTCGCCCTGCTTATTGGCAACTTGAACTACTCCAACCACCCGGACTTGATGGCCCCCATTATGGATGTACATGAGCTGGCCAACCTCCTGCAGCAGCTCGGCTTCAGAGTGGTGTCCCTGCTGGATCTCACCAGGGAGGAGATGCTGGCCGCTATTGACAAGTTCATTCAGCTCCTTGACAGAGGAGTTTATG GCCTTTTTTACTATGCGGGTCATGGATATGAGCGTGTTGGGAGGAATTACTTGGTAGCTGTTGATGCTCCCCAACCGTACCAACCAGAAAACTGCATCTGTGTGCAGAGGGTCATGCACAGCATGCAGAAGAGACAGACCGCACTCAGTGTAATCCTTCTGGATACCTGCAGAAAATG GTACAACCAGGACTGCATGCCTTCAGGCATCATGCCAGTGGAACCCAGTGGGAACACTGTTTATGGTTATGCCAC ATGTGAAGATGCTGAGGCGTTCGAGGTCCAGGACGGTGGGAAAAGTACTGGGATCTTCACGAAGTACTTGAACGCACACATCCTACAGACTGAGAAAGTCACACACGTCTTAGAGCGGGTGTCCGAGG ATCTAGCCAGAGACCCTCTGGTCACAGGCAAGCAGCAGGTGGAGATCAAACACACCCTGAAGGAACCTCGATCCCTCGCAGACCCAGTTCGGACCAACGGCCACACAAGGGAACTCCAGCTGCGAGATGCCTGCTGGAGACAAGCAAACA AGCTACCACGGAAGAAGCGGCTGATGTTTGTGTGCGGAGTCGAAGTGGAAGTCAGCTTCTCAGCATTGTTCTCCAACGTCTTGGTGTCTTTTGCCACTGTAAAGACTACAGGCCTCCGAACCCAGGACTGCACCGTCACCCTGAGCAGCATACCT CCAATGGAAGACATATTCTCCGGCCCAGGCAGGTCAGAGGAGATGGACACTCTACTATTCAGTAACTCTGATAACCCAGACTGCACTCTGCGACTTTGTGCTCTTCAAAAGCTTACG GAGTCGCTGGTCATCAAGGTGGAGCTACACTATACTCAGATGGACAGCAAGCTGCGCCAGACAGAAAGCCAACAGGTGGACATAGGAAAGCCTCTGGTGGCATCCTGTAAACTGCACATGAGGAATCAGGCACCGGCAGCCAAGAAACAAGAAGGTGCTTCTGCTCAAAGTATGGGCAACGTTTCAAGCAGCAAACCACAGACTCCGGCTGGTCCGCGTCGCCCTTTCACCAGAAAGGCAGAGTGTGCTCCTCCTAAAGTTGCAGTCGCAACAAGGAGCAACCAACCTGAAGAGAACGATGAAAATGAACTTTAA
- the malt3 gene encoding mucosa-associated lymphoid tissue lymphoma translocation protein 1 isoform X2, which yields MTGSRTKPCRIMISKFVIVSHPVSVCVPANHEVTLSVRAEGTNNLNLNYQWFTDEKEVSGGTGADLTIKARKTQLYVCRVNDHICNCEFSDWVKVKVLDIDKSGLPVHWQGEPHIAVSPKPQTVRLGAKLTLRCAAFGNPAPHYQWYRNGQPLLDKTSGILQIDRATAEHGGWYLCSISNILKETWTEAVEVNIVQTDQLPPAAPTASDKVALLIGNLNYSNHPDLMAPIMDVHELANLLQQLGFRVVSLLDLTREEMLAAIDKFIQLLDRGVYGLFYYAGHGYERVGRNYLVAVDAPQPYQPENCICVQRVMHSMQKRQTALSVILLDTCRKWYNQDCMPSGIMPVEPSGNTVYGYATCEDAEAFEVQDGGKSTGIFTKYLNAHILQTEKVTHVLERVSEDLARDPLVTGKQQVEIKHTLKEPRSLADPVRTNGHTRELQLRDACWRQANKLPRKKRLMFVCGVEVEVSFSALFSNVLVSFATVKTTGLRTQDCTVTLSSIPPMEDIFSGPGRSEEMDTLLFSNSDNPDCTLRLCALQKLTESLVIKVELHYTQMDSKLRQTESQQVDIGKPLVASCKLHMRNQAPAAKKQEGASAQSMGNVSSSKPQTPAGPRRPFTRKAECAPPKVAVATRSNQPEENDENEL from the exons ATGACTGGATCTCGCACCAAACCGTGTCGAATAATGATCAGCA AGTTCGTCATAGTGAGCcatcctgtttctgtgtgtgtacctgcGAACCACGAGGTGACGCTGAGTGTCCGAGCTGAGGGCACAAACAACCTCAACCTCAACTACCAGTGGTTCACTGATGAGAAGGAG GTGTCTGGAGGCACTGGAGCAGACCTGACCATCAAAGCTAGAAAAACTCAGCTCTATGTGTGCCGAGTGAATGACCACATTTGTAACTGCGAGTTCAGCGACTGGGTGAAAGTGAAGGTGCTGGACATTGATAAATCAG GGTTGCCAGTACACTGGCAAGGTGAGCCACACATCGCTGTCAGCCCTAAACCCCAGACAGTCCGACTAGGTGCTAAACTCACTCTCCGCTGCGCTGCCTTTGGCAACCCCGCTCCACACTACCAGTGGTACAGAAATGGACAGCCGCTGCTGGACAAGACTAGTGGCATACTGCAG ATTGACCGTGCAACAGCCGAACATGGAGGATGGTACTTGTGCTCCATATCTAACATACTAAAAGAGACATGGACTGAAGCGGTCGAGGTTAACATCG TGCAAACTGATCAGCTCCCCCCTGCAGCACCCACAG CCTCTGATAAAGTCGCCCTGCTTATTGGCAACTTGAACTACTCCAACCACCCGGACTTGATGGCCCCCATTATGGATGTACATGAGCTGGCCAACCTCCTGCAGCAGCTCGGCTTCAGAGTGGTGTCCCTGCTGGATCTCACCAGGGAGGAGATGCTGGCCGCTATTGACAAGTTCATTCAGCTCCTTGACAGAGGAGTTTATG GCCTTTTTTACTATGCGGGTCATGGATATGAGCGTGTTGGGAGGAATTACTTGGTAGCTGTTGATGCTCCCCAACCGTACCAACCAGAAAACTGCATCTGTGTGCAGAGGGTCATGCACAGCATGCAGAAGAGACAGACCGCACTCAGTGTAATCCTTCTGGATACCTGCAGAAAATG GTACAACCAGGACTGCATGCCTTCAGGCATCATGCCAGTGGAACCCAGTGGGAACACTGTTTATGGTTATGCCAC ATGTGAAGATGCTGAGGCGTTCGAGGTCCAGGACGGTGGGAAAAGTACTGGGATCTTCACGAAGTACTTGAACGCACACATCCTACAGACTGAGAAAGTCACACACGTCTTAGAGCGGGTGTCCGAGG ATCTAGCCAGAGACCCTCTGGTCACAGGCAAGCAGCAGGTGGAGATCAAACACACCCTGAAGGAACCTCGATCCCTCGCAGACCCAGTTCGGACCAACGGCCACACAAGGGAACTCCAGCTGCGAGATGCCTGCTGGAGACAAGCAAACA AGCTACCACGGAAGAAGCGGCTGATGTTTGTGTGCGGAGTCGAAGTGGAAGTCAGCTTCTCAGCATTGTTCTCCAACGTCTTGGTGTCTTTTGCCACTGTAAAGACTACAGGCCTCCGAACCCAGGACTGCACCGTCACCCTGAGCAGCATACCT CCAATGGAAGACATATTCTCCGGCCCAGGCAGGTCAGAGGAGATGGACACTCTACTATTCAGTAACTCTGATAACCCAGACTGCACTCTGCGACTTTGTGCTCTTCAAAAGCTTACG GAGTCGCTGGTCATCAAGGTGGAGCTACACTATACTCAGATGGACAGCAAGCTGCGCCAGACAGAAAGCCAACAGGTGGACATAGGAAAGCCTCTGGTGGCATCCTGTAAACTGCACATGAGGAATCAGGCACCGGCAGCCAAGAAACAAGAAGGTGCTTCTGCTCAAAGTATGGGCAACGTTTCAAGCAGCAAACCACAGACTCCGGCTGGTCCGCGTCGCCCTTTCACCAGAAAGGCAGAGTGTGCTCCTCCTAAAGTTGCAGTCGCAACAAGGAGCAACCAACCTGAAGAGAACGATGAAAATGAACTTTAA